The proteins below are encoded in one region of Telopea speciosissima isolate NSW1024214 ecotype Mountain lineage chromosome 10, Tspe_v1, whole genome shotgun sequence:
- the LOC122643067 gene encoding metal tolerance protein C2-like: MENSRVPKESFVVDGDSRFPSFKSMSFGYRASENESLPSWNGELGFGGNDRRFTFARQSSFHQSAELHTPISIISNGSFQPLLSPSVSSIKIPPTVYPQLENDNNWKGYQKASDGEGNFSSEKFSFLLFVLSAIRIIRYGNRPMKRLFMMISLNVAYSTAELFIGLFSGRVGLVSDAFHLTFGCGLLTFSLFAMAASLKKPDGVYTYGYKRLEVLSAFTNALFLLFMSFSLAVEALHAFIQDESEHTHYLIISAVTNLLVNLLGVWFFRNYARINLVYRKAEDMNYHSVCLHVLADSIRSAGLILASWLLTLGVKNAEVLCLGLVSAAVFMLVMPLFRTTGGILLQMAPPKIPSSALSKCWRQICTLEDVLEVSQARFWELVPGHVVGSLSVQVKKGLDDHPILRYVHGLYHDLGVQDLTVQTDSV, from the exons ATGGAGAACTCAAGGGTTCCAAAAGAGTCTTTTGTTGTAGATGGTGATTCTAGATTCCCTTCCTTTAAAAGCATGTCTTTTGGCTACAGAGCTTCCGAAAACGAGTCTCTGCCGTCGTGGAATGGGGAGCTTGGATTTGGTGGGAACGACCGAAGATTCACCTTTGCTCGCCAATCGTCATTCCATCAATCTGCTGAACTTCACACTCCGATTTCCATAATTTCAAATGGTTCCTTTCAGCCTCTGCTTTCCCCTAGTGTTTCCAGCATCAAGATCCCGCCGACCGTTTACCCGCAACTTGAGAATGACAATAACTGGAAAGGATACCAAAAGGCATCTGATGGAGAGGGAAATTTTTCGTCCGAgaaattttctttccttttatttgtgCTTTCTGCGATTAGGATTATAAGATATGGTAACCGGCCTATGAAGAGACTGTTTATGATGATCTCTCTCAACGTGGCATATTCTACTGCTGAATTATTTATAGGCCTTTTCTCTGGACGTGTAG gttTGGTTTCTGATGCATTTCATTTGACGTTTGGTTGTGGCCTCTTAACATTTTCATTGTTTGCAATGGCCGCCTCCCTGAAGAAGCCTGATGGTGTCTACACCTATGG gTACAAAAGGCTAGAAGTTTTGTCTGCTTTTACCAATGCT CTGTTTCTTTTGTTCATGTCATTCTCTTTAGCTGTGGAAGCACTTCATGCATTCATACAAGATGAATCTGAGCACAC GCATTATTTAATTATCTCTGCGGTGACAAATTTATTGGTGAACCTTCTTGGCGTTTGGTTCTTCCGGAACTATGCTCGTATTAATCTCG TATACAGAAAAGCTGAAGACATGAATTACCACTCTGTATGTTTACATGTTCTTGCAGATTCCATCCGTAG TGCAGGTTTGATCCTGGCATCCTGGCTTTTGACCCTTGG GGTTAAGAATGCTGAAGTATTGTGCTTGGGACTGGTTTCAGCTGCAGTGTTTATGCTTGTCATGCCTCTATTTAGAACAACTGGTGGAATTCTACTCCAGATGGCCCCACCAAAAATACCCTCTTCAGCTTTGAGCAAGTGCTGGAGACAA ATTTGCACCCTTGAAGATGTATTGGAAGTTTCCCAAGCTCGCTTTTGGGAATTGGTGCCTGGTCATGTTGTTGGTTCACTCTCAGTACAG GTGAAGAAAGGACTGGATGATCATCCAATTCTTAGATATGTCCATGGCTTGTACCATGACTTGGGTGTGCAGGACCTGACAGTTCAAACTGATTCTGTCTGa